The genomic DNA CCGCCACGAGGAGACACGCGGCGGCCACGCCCGCGGGCTTCCGACCGTTGTCGATGTCGTGGTCCTCGGCGACCCGGAGGATGGCTCGGGCCCGCCGCTCGACGGCCGGCCCCAAATCGAGTTCCGAGGCCAGCTTCGGGAGATACGCGTCGGGCGACGGCGGCGGCGTCGGCAGCCCGAGTTCACGGTTCAGCACGTCGTAGGCGTTGGTGACGCTGCTCTCGTCGACGCGCGAGACCGGGAGGAACTCACCCAGCAACCGCGGGGTGTCCGAACACCGGCAGGCCGCGTACAGGCTGGCGGTCGCCATCGCCTCGATCGAGCGCCCCAGGAGCAGGCCCGCGTCGTGGGCCGATTTGAACAGCACGCTCGCCTGCTCTTGCAGGGACTCGGACAAGCCGAGTGCGCTCGCCATCCGGCCGATTTCGAACAGCCCCTCCATCTGGTTGCGCTCGCGCTTCGAGCGAGCCTTCGTCCGCCGGTGCTGCTTGCGCAGGCGGCCCAGCTGTCGCTGTTTCGCGTCGGAGGGGCCGCTGCCGAGACCGTTGACCGCCTGCCCGATCTCCGTGGAGAGCCCGCCGTCGTGGTACGTCGGCGAGAGCGGGGCGCCGGTTCGCTTCGGATTGCGACCCCGCTCCGCGTCGTCCGCGAAGCTCCGCCACTCCGGTCCGCGGTCGATCGTCGACGCAGCGATGACGAGTCCACAGTCGTCACACACCGTCTCGTGGTCGGTCGTGTTCACGCGCCCGCCGCATTCCGGGCAGTCGGTCGCGCTCTGGTTGCCGCTCGACTCGTCGAACGTCCGCGAATAGATTGCACCTGTCTGCATCGGTCATCGAGGAGCACTCCAGGGCGCCCCTCGCCCGTCAGGGGCCCAGAAACTCGATGCGGTGCGGCCGCCGTTCAGACTGCGAGGCTCACGCGCACCTCGTCGTCGGTGGTCGCGAACAGCTTCCCCTGCAGGTACTGGAGCGCGGCCTCGCGGTCGAACATGCCGCGGTCGATCATCTCCCCGACGACCTGCTTCATGCCCGCGAACTGCCCGCGGGTGAACCCATCACCGACGGGCTCGCCCTCGTGCCAGCACGTCGGCTGCAACGCACCGTGCCCGACGGTCGGACTGTCCTCGACGCAGGTCGCCTCGTACTGGAGCCCGAACCACAGCGTCCGGTAGGCCGTCACCTCGAACTCGCGGTCGACCACGTAGAACGCCTCGTGGATGAGGTAGTCCAGGTGGTCGGTAATCGCCTCGGTCAGGGTAACATCGGCCACCTGCGGGAGCGGCTCGACCTCCGCGTTCGCACAGTCCGCGAGGTCGAACTCCTCCTGGACTCGCTCGGGGGCCACGCCGCTCGTCAGGTCGGCGTAGATGTCGGCCCCGGCCTTGGTCGGCCGGTCACTCCCGAACGGGGTCGCATCGGTGATCGTGTGGCGGAGCCGAAGGTTCAGGCCACCCCAGTGGGTGTAGTGGAGGTTGTAGGTGCCATCGATACGTTCGTAGGCGACGAGTGCTCTGTGTCCCATCGGTTGCTCCGAAGGGCGCTTCTGGGCGCCCCTCGCCCGGTAGGGGCCGATAGAACGCCCGCCGGGGCGAGGACTGCCATGGGCTCTGGTCGCGTGAAACGTTCAACTCGTGTCTGACTTGCTCTGGGAGAATCCCTCGATTGCTGACAGTACGGGTGTGACCGACTCAGAGGGTGAGTTCAGAACGAACACACGATGTACCATTAGTCAAATCTCGTGGACTCCGTATGGCGACTCAGTTGGTGGGTCACTCTGATGGCGAAGGACAAACACTTCAACTTAAACTTTGCCACTACTTCTCAGCCTCAGAAAAATGCCAGTAGTACCATATTTATTCGTAAGAAACCCTCGGACTATGGCCGAATGTGGGTGGGTATCAGAAAGGGTGATATCGGAAATTGCAGAACATAAGGGGATTTCCGAGAAGGAACTCCCTCCATTGTATGACTCAATTGAACCCGATGCTCTTGACGAGATGTTCTGTCACACGAATACGAAGACTGGAACCGAACTGGAGGTCCGGTTCACCTATGCGGGGTATACTGTCGTGATTCGGGACCCATCTGAAATCATATTAGAGAAATAGCCACGCTGAATCGAACGATTCGGGCACATGGGTGCCGACCGGTCTCTCGTGACCGACTCGCGCACTGTATTCAGCAGGGCCCAAATTAATTATCAATGGTTGAGAATTTCAACAGAGCCGGCTAGCGTTCTCGACGGAGGCTAGGGCGGACTCAGGGACTGGCTCAGAGACTCACGCGGACACTTCGAGACAGGCCTCATGAACGATCTCGTTGTTCTCGTTCGGCCCTCGGGATTGGCCAGGCACGATGGGGTCGCTACAGATTGCACAGCGCAGCCGTGTGGTCTCACTCGCTGCTTCGGTACGTGATTGGCTCATGTGTTGGACTCTCCATGAGCAAAGAGTACGCCCACCCATGTAGAATGGTAGCATTTTCACCCTGCAAGTCTGTTACGTGGAACTGGGTGACCCACAGCCAACCAAGCGGGAAGGGTGCTGTAAACGCGCGGTGTATGCAGCAACCGTCGAGAGTCGTGCCTGCTCACTGTCAGTACCGTCGTGACCGACTCAGAGAGTGTATCGACCACCGTGTGATGTAAGGGAGTTATAATCAAAAGAGAAACAGTAATCAGTATGGTCCCAATCAGAACGGCGATCTCAGAGACGTGGGAAGAGCAAAGCAACTGGCTAATGGCGCTGCTCTGTGGTTTTTCAGCTGGACTTGGTGCGATAATTGCAAATATCGTGCTGCCACATGTTGTAGAGCCACCAATCGAACACGCGATCATTGGCGGTCTATTCGCAGGTGGTGCCGTACTTATTGGCGTCACGGCGTTCTCGGTCTATAACCGCAGACAATCAAGAAATAGACCAGCAACGTGAAATTGGTCGAGCACTTTTCCGAGATGATTGAGAATCTGGTTTGGTGTCTTTGCGGGTAGCTAATGACCGACTCGCGCACTGTATCGGTCACTACTGCCCGAACGTAACCGATTGGAAAGTTCCCGAGAGCCACCTGAACGGACCAGCAGCCGACGGCACAACCCGCCAGCCACCCCACACCGCGACCGCCGATTCCTGAACCGGGCGGGACTGAAAGGGGCCGGTCGCTCGACCCAGCCCCGGCGACGGAAGCACTGCAGGGAGCGAAGCGACTGAAGCGCACAGCGAGCCGCGGCTGGTCGAGCGACCGGGGGCTTTCGAGGCCTACCCGACCGATGCCGACCCTATCCCCACGGAAGCAAGCGATCCCACCAGCCCGCCTCGGACGACTCGGCCGACGCCTGCGCCGCTTCCAGTTCTTCACGCCGGGCTCGTTCGGCCTCGAGGTCGGCCTGCAACTCCGCCTTCTCGGCCTGCAACTGCTGCAGTTCGGCCTCCAGGTCCTCGACCACACTGACTGGCACAGTCGCCTCGGCCGACGTCCCACCACCGTCCGCCCCACCGGTGCCCGAGTCCCCACGCCCCGACGCCGTCCCACTCAACCCGGAGCTCTCGGACCCGCCACGGGAACCGGTGTAGAACTCGTCGGTCCCGGCGATGGCCCGCTCGATCGTCCGCTCGCCGTAGGTCGCCCCGTCCGCGAAGTGCTGTTCGTCCCACTTTGGCCGCATCAGTCCGGACTCGCGGAACAGCCGGTCCAGCTGTTCGGCATCCCCGCCGGTCCAGAACGCCAGCAACGAACACAGGGCCATATCCGCCTCCGACTGACTCGGATAGCCGTCCATGTTGCCAGCATAGAGCCGCTCGAACTTCGCGCCGTTCGTCGCGCTCCGAGCTCGCGACAGGAGTTCCTCGTCACCGAGGTCGTTCCCCGGGCCGCCCACAGCACCGGTCGGCGCCGTTCCGTCATCGTGCGACGCCATAGCCGCCGTGCTCTCGGCGTCATCGCTCGCCCCGTCGCTCCCATCGTCCTGGGCGACGTACTCCGCGTGGACTGCCGTGAGCGCGTCCTGACGGGCCGCGAGTCGCGAGGGGGGCTCGGACAGCTCGTCGCCGGTCACGGTGAAGAAGCGAGCGTCGTCGTACAGCTCGACGTCCCCGTGTCGGTTCCGGCCGTCGGGCAACTCGCCTTCGACCAGCACGTGGACGCCGGTCCCGGAGGGCGAAACCTCCGTGTACGAGTCGAGGCGGGCGACGATGTCCCGGGCCCAGTCGGTGAGGGTCCCGTCGTCGGGGTCCCGACAGTCGTCGAGATCCACGCCGACGATCGGGTCGGCCGCGGTGAACACGAACCCGACCCCGGTCGCACTGTCGGTGGCGTACGCGCGAGCCGTCGCGAAATCCGTCCACGTGTCGGGGTCGGTTGCGGAGGCGTACGTGCCGGTCGTCGGATCGACCGGAACCTTCGTCGGCTTGCCGCTGCGGTCCTCCGTTCGCCAGGCCACCCACTGCTCCCGCGTCACCAGCGGTGCCGGGAGGGCCTTGGCCGTCGGTAATCCACCCATTTTCGCACCCGAGTCGTATCCGGAAGGAAGGCATAAATCCATCTGCTCGCGACGGCGGTGGCGTCGAGCAGATCAGCTGATACAGCGTGTTTCCATGGCGTAATCTCCGGAGAGAGGGGGCTATCGAGGAGCCCACGACGCGGCCGACAGTGGCTCGCCATCGCCGGACTCGCCGAGTCTCGGTGCCCACAGGCCCGCTGCTCCGGAATCTGCTCTTGGGTAGGATGCGGAGCCGAGTACACAGCGCCTGATACAGCCGGTTTCCATGGCGAATTCCGGCGGGAGCGGCGATTCTGGGGGCAGCGATGCAGACCCCGGGGGCGGACACAGATGGGGGGCTTCGCCACTATAGCGGTGGTGTGAGCGAGTGGGTATCGTGTGGACGAGATGAGAGGGGACGACGGTCGAGACCGGCGCTCGGAGTACGACCGATACGAGTCGTGTATCGGCGATTCTCAAGTATCCGGGCGGCTCGCAGAGAGTGCGACCGAGTGCCTACCGACTGGCGGATTCAGCCAGTATCGAGGCTGTATCGGCAATCCAGCACCCGTTCGGTGGTGATGGTCGACGTGCCGAGTCGCAGCGTGGCAGTCCGTTCGAGCCGGTGAAGTGGCGTTACAGTCGCTGTATCGTCCCAGTCCGGGAGCCTCGCAGTCTGGATTGCAGGCTCGAGTCGTGCGGTTCGTACTGCCGGATTTCGCCATGGAACGCGGCGTGTATGCCGATCCAGCGATTTCAGAGCAGTCACCTCCGGAGAGTGGCTCTTGCATCGTAGCCAGGTGAACCCCTACACTGGGCATACAGCGGCTGTATCCCCGATATCCTCGCTCGCGTGGGGTTCCGTGGCTCCGCTGCTCCTCGGGGCGGGTGGTCCGTTCGTCCCCGACGGCCGGACACAGATGCTACTCACGACTGTTGTTGTGGCGACAAACATGGCTGTGTAGAGTTGAAACAGGGGTGTCGGGCCACGGCCGGAAAATCCGGACGGGCGCATCCGTATCGCCGGGCGGACCCATCGCGGAGCGTCGCTCCGGAAAACCGACCTGGCTCGCCGGGGCCCGGTCGTCAGTCCGGTCGACAGCAGCGCTCCCGCGAGACGGTGATGTGGCCGTGTCGGCCGAGCGAGATCGTGAGCCGTCGGCACTCCGAGACACATCGGGCGAGCCGGTGGATGTGGGACCTGACGACGGCCAGCGCGCCGAGGGCGCCCGCGGTCAGCACACCCAGTTGCGGATAGCTCACACCCCAGACGAGCAGGACCACCGCGGCCATCATCGCCCAGCTCACGGGGACCGACTGCGGGGAGGTGCGCGGCGGGAGTGGCCGGTCACGCGGGTCGACGGGCGGCCTACTCATCG from Haloglomus litoreum includes the following:
- a CDS encoding transcription initiation factor IIB; its protein translation is MQTGAIYSRTFDESSGNQSATDCPECGGRVNTTDHETVCDDCGLVIAASTIDRGPEWRSFADDAERGRNPKRTGAPLSPTYHDGGLSTEIGQAVNGLGSGPSDAKQRQLGRLRKQHRRTKARSKRERNQMEGLFEIGRMASALGLSESLQEQASVLFKSAHDAGLLLGRSIEAMATASLYAACRCSDTPRLLGEFLPVSRVDESSVTNAYDVLNRELGLPTPPPSPDAYLPKLASELDLGPAVERRARAILRVAEDHDIDNGRKPAGVAAACLLVAAREVGEARWLTQAAIAEAADVTPATIRKRLDELHAVRDQPSPSGG
- a CDS encoding DUF6735 family protein translates to MGHRALVAYERIDGTYNLHYTHWGGLNLRLRHTITDATPFGSDRPTKAGADIYADLTSGVAPERVQEEFDLADCANAEVEPLPQVADVTLTEAITDHLDYLIHEAFYVVDREFEVTAYRTLWFGLQYEATCVEDSPTVGHGALQPTCWHEGEPVGDGFTRGQFAGMKQVVGEMIDRGMFDREAALQYLQGKLFATTDDEVRVSLAV
- a CDS encoding HalOD1 output domain-containing protein, with product MAECGWVSERVISEIAEHKGISEKELPPLYDSIEPDALDEMFCHTNTKTGTELEVRFTYAGYTVVIRDPSEIILEK